The proteins below are encoded in one region of Metabacillus dongyingensis:
- a CDS encoding GIY-YIG nuclease family protein, whose protein sequence is MDRKKELKQLYKESKPEAGIYQIKNIRNGKLFIGSTLNLKTLNGKQFELESGSSTNKTLQNEWSTFGKEAFSIEVLEVLKRKEEGYFDAKHALKKLEEKWLNELKPYGEKGYNKEKLQ, encoded by the coding sequence ATGGATCGGAAAAAAGAATTAAAACAGCTTTATAAAGAATCGAAACCCGAAGCGGGAATCTATCAAATAAAGAATATCAGAAACGGGAAACTTTTTATCGGAAGCACATTGAACTTAAAAACATTGAATGGAAAGCAGTTTGAACTTGAATCAGGATCAAGCACAAACAAAACACTTCAAAACGAATGGAGTACTTTTGGAAAAGAAGCTTTTTCAATAGAAGTGCTGGAAGTATTAAAAAGAAAAGAAGAGGGCTATTTTGATGCGAAACATGCTTTGAAAAAGCTTGAGGAAAAATGGCTTAACGAGCTGAAACCATATGGTGAAAAGGGATACAATAAAGAAAAGCTTCAATAA
- a CDS encoding HAAS signaling domain-containing protein, protein MNLIHLYINEVTRRLPEKAQEDIALELRSNIEDMLPEDYTEEDVKMVLTKLGNPAELAQKYSGKPNYLIGPAMYNSYLYVMKISLAAALCITFLSRFFEGIIQHQGDTSIFSLMLTIFFDILIGSLLVSFQVFTWVTLTYTFLERAVTISDYVKNTKWTPDDLLALTHTPKRSIPRSEPIFELFFTVLWASIFLNASNLLGWYTLQGTGLEDLKLAAPLFQADVLKMYLPGIAAIFALEMFIAIYKLYTGRWTKRLAWINTLSNLVFISFYCIMLLNPELFTNDFISLTMNSFGIQPENHDEVWSNWIWASAAIVILISIVDMAKGFRNSRKHVL, encoded by the coding sequence GTGAATCTGATTCATCTTTATATTAATGAAGTCACACGAAGGCTTCCTGAAAAGGCTCAAGAGGATATTGCCCTTGAGCTGCGATCGAATATTGAAGATATGCTTCCGGAGGACTATACCGAAGAAGATGTAAAAATGGTACTGACTAAACTCGGAAACCCCGCTGAACTAGCACAAAAATACTCTGGTAAACCAAATTATTTAATCGGGCCAGCAATGTATAATTCCTATCTGTATGTCATGAAAATATCCCTTGCTGCGGCATTGTGCATCACGTTTTTATCCAGGTTTTTTGAAGGAATCATTCAGCATCAGGGTGATACTTCCATTTTTTCTCTCATGCTGACCATTTTCTTTGACATTCTTATCGGCTCCCTGCTTGTTAGCTTTCAAGTGTTTACATGGGTAACTCTGACTTATACGTTTTTGGAACGCGCTGTAACGATAAGTGATTATGTAAAAAACACGAAATGGACACCAGACGATTTACTGGCTTTAACCCATACTCCTAAAAGATCCATTCCCAGGTCTGAACCCATTTTCGAATTATTTTTCACGGTGCTGTGGGCTTCCATCTTTTTGAACGCATCGAACCTTCTTGGCTGGTACACACTGCAGGGAACTGGTCTTGAAGACCTTAAGCTTGCTGCCCCTCTATTTCAGGCAGATGTTCTTAAAATGTATCTCCCCGGCATTGCTGCCATTTTTGCATTAGAGATGTTTATAGCTATTTACAAGCTTTATACAGGCAGATGGACCAAAAGGCTCGCCTGGATCAATACTCTCAGCAATCTCGTTTTCATCAGCTTTTACTGCATCATGCTGCTGAATCCAGAGCTTTTCACCAATGATTTTATCAGCTTGACGATGAATTCCTTTGGAATACAGCCTGAAAATCATGATGAGGTTTGGTCTAACTGGATTTGGGCGTCAGCTGCCATCGTCATTCTCATTTCAATAGTGGATATGGCAAAAGGATTCAGAAACAGCAGAAAGCATGTTCTTTAA
- a CDS encoding PadR family transcriptional regulator has protein sequence MNELLNSLTTELRRGTLTLAVLSQLQTPQYGYSLVQLLEKNNITIDQSTLYPLLRRLEKQELLISEWELTETRPRKYYKLSDFGKEVYEQLKVEWLKTSIQMKKLLEEE, from the coding sequence ATGAATGAATTACTGAACTCGCTGACCACTGAACTAAGAAGAGGAACCCTTACACTTGCCGTCCTCAGCCAGCTGCAAACACCTCAATACGGATATTCTCTCGTCCAGCTTCTTGAGAAAAACAACATAACAATTGATCAAAGCACCCTTTACCCCTTACTCCGCAGACTGGAAAAACAAGAACTCCTAATAAGTGAATGGGAACTGACAGAGACTCGGCCAAGAAAGTATTACAAACTGAGCGATTTTGGAAAAGAGGTGTATGAACAGCTTAAAGTTGAATGGCTTAAAACTTCTATTCAAATGAAAAAGCTATTAGAGGAGGAATGA
- a CDS encoding ring-cleaving dioxygenase: MTKKTAGIHHITAIVGHPQENADFYAGVLGLRLVKQTINFDDPGTYHLYFGDEAGKPGTIITFFPWPDAYQGKVGDGQVGVTSYVVPKGALSFWKARLEKMDVPFSKMERFGEEYVVFDDPHGLHLEIVEREEGESNKWEFGGVTSDVAIKGFGGATLLSAQPERTAELLEAIMGFEKISQEGDFIRFRSTGEIGNVIDLKMTPIGRGQMGVGTVHHIAFRAENDEDQLQWQKHVANGGYHVTPVQDRQYFNAIYFREHGEILFEIATDPPGFAHDEETLGEKLMLPKWYEPQREKIEKALAPFEIREL, from the coding sequence ATGACTAAAAAAACGGCAGGTATCCACCATATCACGGCAATCGTTGGTCATCCCCAGGAAAATGCGGACTTTTATGCAGGGGTTCTTGGCTTGAGACTGGTAAAGCAAACAATCAATTTTGATGATCCTGGTACGTATCATCTTTACTTTGGAGACGAAGCAGGAAAACCGGGAACGATTATTACTTTTTTTCCATGGCCTGATGCTTATCAGGGGAAAGTTGGGGATGGCCAGGTTGGAGTAACATCATATGTTGTGCCAAAAGGAGCATTGAGCTTTTGGAAGGCCAGACTTGAAAAGATGGATGTTCCATTTTCTAAAATGGAGCGGTTCGGTGAGGAGTATGTGGTTTTTGATGATCCGCATGGTCTGCACCTCGAAATCGTTGAACGGGAAGAAGGAGAATCAAACAAGTGGGAGTTTGGCGGAGTCACATCTGATGTTGCAATAAAAGGATTTGGAGGGGCAACTCTGTTATCCGCTCAGCCTGAGAGAACAGCAGAACTGCTGGAGGCGATCATGGGATTTGAAAAAATCAGCCAAGAAGGAGATTTTATCCGTTTTCGTTCAACTGGAGAGATTGGAAATGTGATTGATTTGAAAATGACGCCAATCGGCCGCGGGCAAATGGGAGTTGGAACGGTTCATCATATTGCGTTCCGAGCAGAAAATGATGAGGATCAGCTTCAGTGGCAAAAGCATGTTGCAAACGGAGGATATCATGTCACTCCAGTACAGGACCGACAATATTTCAATGCGATCTATTTCAGAGAACACGGTGAAATCCTGTTTGAAATTGCAACAGATCCTCCAGGATTTGCTCATGATGAGGAGACGCTGGGAGAAAAGCTGATGCTGCCGAAATGGTATGAGCCGCAAAGAGAAAAGATTGAAAAAGCGCTTGCGCCATTTGAGATTAGAGAGCTTTAA
- a CDS encoding flavin reductase family protein: protein MLSIDPAANTERENYKLLTGSIIPRPIAFVTSLSEDGTLNGAPFSYFNIVTANPPMISVSVQRSEGNQKDTARNISSLKEFVVHIVDHDNVEKINITAANLQPDQSEIELAQLTPIKSSRIAVPGITEAKVRMECVLERVIELGGDDSPACDLIIGKIVQFHVEKSIYEKGRINPDGLGAVSRLAGNDYARVGELFSIERPI from the coding sequence ATGCTGAGCATTGATCCAGCTGCTAACACGGAAAGGGAGAATTATAAGCTTTTAACAGGAAGCATTATTCCAAGACCGATTGCATTTGTCACTTCGCTTTCAGAAGACGGAACATTAAACGGAGCGCCATTCAGCTACTTTAACATCGTTACCGCCAATCCCCCGATGATTTCGGTGTCCGTTCAAAGAAGCGAAGGAAATCAAAAGGATACTGCCAGGAATATCAGCAGTCTGAAAGAATTTGTTGTGCATATCGTTGATCATGACAACGTTGAAAAGATAAACATCACTGCAGCAAACCTTCAGCCTGATCAAAGTGAGATTGAATTGGCGCAATTAACGCCTATTAAGAGCAGCAGGATTGCTGTGCCAGGAATAACGGAAGCCAAAGTACGCATGGAATGTGTTCTTGAACGAGTGATTGAGCTCGGCGGTGACGATTCGCCTGCATGTGATTTGATCATCGGGAAAATTGTTCAGTTTCACGTAGAAAAGAGCATATATGAAAAAGGAAGAATTAATCCTGATGGACTGGGTGCAGTCAGCAGACTTGCGGGAAATGATTACGCAAGAGTCGGAGAGCTGTTTTCAATCGAACGGCCAATATGA
- a CDS encoding GNAT family N-acetyltransferase, which translates to MKKRILNGNDADAYQKIRLEGLKNSPEAFGSSYEEEQLYPIDLYKSRLESDTAFTFGVFEKEELAGVVTLVKETKVKLKHKASIYAMYVSPDYRGRGIGKKLMAEVVKKAQEFDDTEQLHLSVVSTNPSAKQLYTSFGFTVYGHEKRALKADGIYYDEDHMVLFL; encoded by the coding sequence ATGAAGAAGCGAATCCTGAATGGAAATGATGCAGACGCTTACCAAAAAATCCGGCTCGAGGGTTTAAAAAACAGCCCTGAAGCATTTGGATCAAGCTACGAGGAAGAACAGCTTTATCCGATTGATCTTTACAAATCTAGACTTGAATCAGATACTGCCTTTACGTTTGGAGTTTTTGAAAAGGAAGAACTTGCCGGTGTTGTCACTCTAGTAAAAGAAACGAAGGTCAAGCTTAAGCATAAAGCTTCGATTTACGCGATGTATGTTTCTCCTGATTATCGCGGAAGGGGCATAGGAAAAAAACTGATGGCTGAAGTGGTAAAAAAAGCACAGGAGTTTGACGATACAGAGCAGCTTCATTTATCTGTTGTGAGCACCAATCCTTCAGCAAAGCAACTATACACTTCATTTGGCTTCACCGTTTATGGTCATGAAAAAAGAGCGCTAAAAGCTGATGGCATCTATTATGATGAGGATCATATGGTTTTATTTTTATAA
- a CDS encoding PTS mannitol-specific transporter subunit IIBC, with product MSTQNNSDIKVRIQRFGSHLSGMIMPNIAAFIAWGLITALFIPTGWWPNKELAELVGPMITYLLPLLIGFTGGRMVYDLRGGVVGATATMGVIVGSEIPMFLGAMIMGPLGGYLIKKVDQVFKDKVKSGFEMLYNNFSAGIAAAFLTILAFKAIGPLVSGLTNILIGGVEAIVSAGLLPLASVFVEPAKVLFLNNAINHGIFSPIGIEQASKAGKSILFLIESNPGPGLGILLAYMVFGKGNAKQSSPGAAIIHFFGGIHEIYFPYILMKPLLILAAIAGGASGVLTFMLFDAGLVATPSPGSIFALLAMTPRGNFAGVILGVVVATAISFLVASVILKSSKSTDDESIEAATEKMQQMKGKKSSVADSLVAEKKPNAANHYQNVKKVVFACDAGMGSSAMGASVLKNKMKKAELNVDVTNTAIAQLPSDADVVITHKDLTSRAKEKLPNAIHLSVENFLNSPVYEKLVGDLKEGKQPNIAGSEEVQTPSKNVEKVIFACDAGMGSSAMGASVLKNKFKKAGLEIQVTNSAINNLPGDADIIITHKDLTDRAKAKVPQAEHLSVDNFLNSPKYDELVQRLKK from the coding sequence ATGTCTACACAAAACAATTCAGATATAAAGGTTCGAATTCAGCGTTTTGGAAGTCACTTAAGCGGAATGATCATGCCGAACATCGCAGCATTTATCGCTTGGGGGCTGATTACAGCTTTATTTATTCCAACAGGCTGGTGGCCAAATAAGGAATTGGCAGAGCTAGTAGGACCGATGATCACCTATCTGCTGCCATTGCTGATTGGATTTACCGGCGGACGCATGGTGTATGATCTGCGCGGAGGTGTCGTTGGTGCAACGGCGACAATGGGGGTTATCGTAGGTTCAGAAATCCCGATGTTCCTGGGCGCCATGATTATGGGTCCTCTTGGCGGGTATTTAATTAAGAAAGTGGACCAAGTGTTCAAGGATAAGGTCAAATCTGGATTTGAAATGCTTTACAATAACTTTTCAGCAGGTATTGCAGCGGCTTTTTTAACAATTCTTGCTTTTAAAGCAATCGGTCCTCTTGTATCAGGTTTAACGAACATTCTTATCGGCGGAGTAGAAGCAATTGTCTCTGCAGGTTTGCTGCCTCTTGCAAGTGTTTTTGTAGAGCCGGCAAAGGTTTTGTTCCTAAACAATGCAATCAACCACGGAATTTTCAGCCCGATTGGCATTGAGCAGGCATCAAAAGCAGGAAAATCCATCTTATTCCTGATTGAATCGAACCCTGGACCAGGACTTGGCATTCTGCTTGCCTATATGGTATTTGGAAAAGGCAATGCGAAACAGTCTTCACCTGGTGCAGCAATCATCCATTTCTTCGGGGGGATTCACGAAATTTACTTCCCTTACATTTTGATGAAGCCATTGTTAATCTTAGCGGCTATTGCAGGAGGAGCAAGTGGTGTACTGACATTCATGCTGTTTGATGCAGGTCTTGTTGCCACTCCATCACCAGGAAGTATTTTTGCTCTATTAGCGATGACGCCTAGAGGAAACTTTGCAGGTGTGATTTTAGGGGTAGTAGTTGCTACAGCCATTTCATTCTTAGTAGCAAGTGTCATTTTAAAATCATCGAAATCAACAGATGATGAGAGCATTGAAGCAGCAACAGAGAAAATGCAGCAAATGAAAGGCAAGAAAAGCAGTGTTGCAGACTCACTTGTTGCTGAAAAGAAACCAAATGCAGCAAACCATTATCAAAATGTGAAAAAAGTCGTATTCGCATGTGATGCAGGCATGGGTTCAAGTGCAATGGGCGCATCTGTTCTGAAGAATAAAATGAAAAAAGCAGAGCTGAATGTTGATGTAACGAACACGGCAATTGCTCAGCTGCCAAGTGATGCAGATGTGGTCATAACCCATAAGGATTTAACAAGCCGTGCAAAAGAAAAATTGCCTAATGCCATTCACCTTTCTGTAGAAAATTTCTTAAACAGCCCGGTTTATGAAAAACTGGTTGGAGATCTGAAAGAAGGAAAGCAGCCTAATATTGCGGGATCAGAAGAAGTACAAACACCAAGTAAAAATGTTGAGAAGGTCATCTTCGCATGTGATGCCGGAATGGGATCAAGTGCAATGGGAGCTTCTGTATTGAAAAATAAATTCAAAAAAGCAGGTCTTGAAATTCAAGTGACAAACTCGGCAATTAATAATCTGCCGGGTGATGCGGATATTATTATTACGCATAAAGACTTAACGGACCGAGCAAAGGCTAAAGTTCCTCAGGCTGAACATCTTTCAGTAGATAACTTTTTAAACAGCCCTAAATATGATGAACTGGTTCAGCGATTAAAGAAGTAA
- a CDS encoding BglG family transcription antiterminator — protein sequence MKVYITARERDILKQLFEQPGFITVHTLANDVGVSSRTIHREMKKLEDTLKNYRIVIEKKAGQGVKLTGLKEDIDRLRNDLSSQSSYDYLQDERVYLLISELIQSKEQMKLYALASKLLVSAATISHDLDRVEKKIEPYELELVRKRGFGVQLTGEETAKRRLLEALLLETIDEQEFIQIIDKDPIREPESQTYLGFLTSCDLNKADDALKPILEMMPYEMADNAYFSLLIHLSVAVKRLMQQEPVSFVKSDVQNVLQSEEFQMAARIGKQLTNVFSLSLPEEEITQIAVHLRRARRQNEDFNFEQRNSLISLHVKQLIEYVADELDAPLRNNQSLYNGLISHLEPAYYRMKDGIYTHNPFAKETKENYPKLYEAVKKGLELVFPSLVFPDDETAFVVLHFGSSLEERRQVFSYKALIVCSSGIGSSKMLATRIHKEIPEITETALSSLIGLKKLNLENFDLIISTVSLPLDSSDYIQVGPLLADHEAEKIREQLKSTSKSKKMTRHPSYAEALGEVNLLEKIEVFEEAAKTVKELLRHFRVYHFSNHGNHRDVLFSAAEVLKEQGLIRDSETLTSELLKREELGGLGIPDSSIALYHCRDTCNIKPVFVLFNLEHPYTVPGMDNREIEMKTLALLLAPEDFSHTGLEVLSLISATLIETEDNLQLFQSGNGTKMTAVLNETFHKWLTQKFIK from the coding sequence ATGAAAGTGTATATAACAGCCAGAGAACGAGACATTTTAAAGCAGCTATTTGAACAGCCCGGCTTCATTACGGTTCACACGCTTGCTAATGATGTCGGGGTGAGTTCGAGAACCATTCACCGAGAAATGAAAAAGCTTGAAGATACACTGAAGAATTACCGGATTGTAATTGAGAAGAAGGCAGGGCAAGGGGTGAAGCTGACTGGTCTAAAGGAAGATATAGACCGGCTGCGGAATGACTTGTCCTCGCAGTCTTCCTACGATTACCTTCAGGATGAGCGGGTGTATTTGCTGATAAGTGAATTAATTCAATCCAAAGAACAAATGAAGCTCTATGCCCTTGCGTCAAAACTGCTTGTTTCTGCAGCAACCATCAGTCATGATTTAGACCGGGTGGAGAAGAAAATTGAACCTTATGAGCTTGAATTAGTAAGAAAAAGAGGATTTGGGGTTCAGCTTACAGGGGAAGAAACGGCAAAAAGAAGGCTGCTTGAGGCATTGCTGCTGGAGACAATTGATGAGCAGGAGTTCATTCAGATTATTGATAAAGATCCTATTAGGGAGCCAGAAAGCCAAACGTATTTAGGGTTTTTAACCAGCTGTGATCTGAATAAGGCAGATGATGCATTGAAGCCGATTCTCGAAATGATGCCCTATGAAATGGCGGATAACGCTTATTTTTCCCTATTGATTCATTTAAGTGTTGCAGTGAAAAGGCTGATGCAGCAAGAACCAGTGTCCTTCGTGAAAAGTGATGTGCAGAATGTGCTTCAATCTGAGGAATTTCAAATGGCAGCAAGGATAGGAAAGCAATTAACGAATGTTTTCAGCCTCTCACTTCCAGAAGAAGAAATCACGCAGATTGCTGTTCATCTTCGAAGAGCGAGAAGGCAAAATGAAGATTTCAACTTTGAACAAAGAAATTCCTTGATCTCCCTGCATGTAAAGCAGCTGATTGAATACGTTGCAGACGAACTCGACGCTCCTCTTAGAAACAATCAGTCTCTTTACAATGGACTTATTTCACATTTAGAACCGGCTTATTACCGGATGAAAGACGGGATTTACACACATAACCCGTTTGCCAAAGAGACAAAAGAAAATTACCCTAAGCTTTATGAGGCAGTAAAAAAAGGATTGGAACTCGTCTTTCCTTCGCTTGTCTTTCCAGATGATGAAACGGCTTTTGTCGTTTTGCATTTTGGTTCAAGCCTTGAGGAAAGAAGACAGGTCTTTTCATATAAAGCATTAATCGTCTGCTCAAGCGGAATTGGATCCTCGAAGATGCTTGCGACAAGGATACACAAAGAGATACCTGAAATTACTGAAACAGCTTTATCATCGCTTATTGGCTTAAAAAAACTGAATTTGGAAAACTTTGATTTAATCATTTCAACCGTTAGTCTGCCGCTTGATTCTTCTGATTATATACAGGTCGGACCGCTGCTTGCGGATCATGAGGCTGAAAAAATTCGCGAACAATTAAAAAGCACATCCAAATCTAAAAAAATGACCAGACATCCAAGCTATGCAGAGGCTTTAGGCGAGGTCAATCTGCTTGAAAAGATCGAAGTCTTTGAAGAAGCGGCAAAAACCGTTAAAGAGCTTCTCCGGCATTTCAGAGTCTACCATTTCTCGAATCATGGAAACCACCGGGACGTTTTATTTTCAGCAGCAGAGGTATTGAAGGAACAGGGTCTTATTAGAGACTCCGAAACACTGACGAGCGAGCTTTTGAAGAGGGAGGAGCTTGGCGGGCTTGGTATACCGGATTCGTCAATCGCTCTTTACCATTGCCGGGATACCTGCAACATTAAGCCGGTTTTCGTTCTTTTCAACCTTGAACATCCTTATACAGTACCTGGCATGGATAACAGGGAAATTGAGATGAAGACCCTTGCTCTCCTGCTCGCACCTGAAGATTTTTCTCATACAGGGCTTGAGGTTTTAAGCCTGATCAGTGCAACATTGATCGAAACAGAAGACAACCTTCAGCTTTTTCAATCCGGCAACGGAACAAAGATGACAGCTGTGTTAAATGAAACCTTTCACAAATGGCTTACGCAAAAATTTATAAAATAG
- a CDS encoding PTS sugar transporter subunit IIA encodes MKKILDEANILLNQTIGSKDEAIRLAGKLLVENGYVNEDYVEKMLEREELSTTYMGNGVAIPHGTEDAKKEVNHSGISIVQVPEGVDFGTGEDAKILFGIAGKDGEHLELLSQIAILCSEEENVQKMLEVTTKQELIALFEEEN; translated from the coding sequence ATGAAAAAAATACTAGATGAGGCAAATATCCTCCTAAATCAAACAATTGGATCAAAAGACGAAGCGATTCGTTTAGCTGGGAAATTACTAGTTGAAAACGGATATGTCAACGAAGATTATGTAGAAAAAATGCTTGAGCGTGAAGAGCTTTCTACGACATATATGGGAAATGGCGTTGCCATTCCGCATGGCACGGAAGACGCTAAAAAAGAAGTCAATCACTCTGGAATCTCAATTGTTCAAGTTCCGGAAGGCGTAGATTTCGGTACTGGAGAAGATGCTAAAATTCTGTTTGGAATTGCCGGCAAGGACGGGGAGCACTTAGAGCTTCTATCTCAAATTGCGATTCTATGCTCAGAAGAAGAAAATGTTCAAAAAATGCTTGAAGTAACTACAAAACAAGAGCTGATTGCTTTATTTGAAGAGGAGAATTAA
- a CDS encoding mannitol-1-phosphate 5-dehydrogenase — MIAVHFGAGNIGRGFIGALLSGAGYEVYFADINKDVIDALNEKGKYEVRLASDEFESFIVSGVKGINSNENQEEVIAKIAEADLITTAVGPNILKFVAKTIALGLKEKKTEANVIACENMIGGTDHLKSEIFKHLNEEERHSVSELIGFPNSAVDRIVPIQENEDLLSVSVEPFFEWVIEQSKAKGNMPSIQGVTYVDDLIPYIERKLFTVNTGHAVTAYAGYQKGLATVKEAIEDTEVRRLVEGALNETSMLLVKEYGFDEGEHLNYVKKIIARFENKHISDEVTRVGRSPKRKLGFDDRLVAPARRLLEKGISPDDLAAGIAACLKYDFDKDEEAVEIQQLIQAKGISGALQEISQLPENHPLIGLVEEKYHKL; from the coding sequence ATGATTGCTGTGCATTTTGGAGCAGGGAACATCGGCCGCGGTTTTATTGGAGCTTTGCTTAGCGGAGCAGGGTATGAAGTTTATTTTGCTGATATCAATAAGGATGTTATTGACGCATTAAATGAAAAAGGGAAGTATGAAGTCAGATTAGCTTCTGATGAGTTTGAGTCCTTTATTGTTTCAGGTGTTAAAGGAATCAACAGCAATGAGAATCAAGAAGAAGTCATCGCAAAGATTGCAGAAGCAGACCTGATCACAACTGCGGTGGGACCAAATATTCTAAAGTTTGTTGCGAAAACAATCGCTCTAGGCCTCAAAGAAAAAAAAACAGAAGCAAATGTGATTGCCTGTGAAAATATGATTGGCGGAACAGACCATTTGAAGAGTGAGATCTTCAAGCACCTAAATGAGGAAGAGCGGCATTCCGTCTCAGAGCTGATCGGTTTCCCTAATTCAGCAGTTGACCGCATCGTGCCTATTCAGGAAAACGAGGATCTTCTAAGTGTATCAGTAGAACCTTTCTTTGAATGGGTGATTGAGCAATCAAAGGCAAAGGGAAATATGCCTTCCATTCAGGGAGTCACTTACGTTGACGATCTTATTCCGTATATTGAGCGCAAACTTTTCACCGTAAATACAGGTCATGCTGTGACTGCATACGCCGGGTATCAAAAAGGACTGGCTACCGTTAAGGAAGCCATTGAAGATACAGAGGTTCGCCGTCTCGTTGAAGGTGCTCTGAATGAGACAAGCATGCTGCTTGTAAAAGAGTATGGTTTTGATGAGGGAGAACATTTGAACTACGTGAAAAAAATCATTGCCAGATTTGAAAATAAACATATTTCAGATGAGGTCACTCGAGTCGGAAGATCTCCAAAACGTAAATTAGGCTTTGATGACCGTCTTGTAGCACCTGCAAGAAGGCTGCTTGAAAAAGGGATTTCGCCTGATGATCTTGCAGCTGGCATTGCAGCATGTCTAAAATATGATTTTGACAAAGATGAAGAAGCGGTTGAAATTCAGCAGCTGATTCAGGCAAAGGGCATTTCGGGTGCACTGCAGGAGATTTCACAGCTTCCTGAAAATCATCCGCTGATCGGCCTTGTTGAAGAAAAATATCATAAGCTGTAA
- a CDS encoding DUF4385 domain-containing protein — translation MPFNYDEDFENTDFRKHPEKYRIGRGEQGVLLVEPYKSEILPYWRFKTPEIAKGSSEKIYHLFLEYKDNDDFVGMDMARKFLQMGYTRARRYANYKGGRKYKEDGNIHKREIDEGKAKSAAFFKEMWMAVREDVEYLELKKEHQKKYG, via the coding sequence GTGCCGTTTAATTACGATGAGGACTTTGAAAACACGGATTTCCGAAAGCATCCAGAGAAATACCGCATTGGCAGAGGCGAACAGGGTGTCCTCCTTGTAGAGCCATATAAAAGTGAGATCTTGCCTTATTGGCGCTTTAAAACTCCTGAGATCGCAAAGGGATCCTCTGAAAAGATTTATCATCTTTTTCTTGAATACAAAGACAACGATGACTTTGTCGGTATGGACATGGCGCGGAAATTTCTGCAAATGGGCTACACACGAGCAAGAAGATATGCTAATTACAAAGGCGGACGTAAGTATAAAGAAGATGGAAACATCCATAAACGGGAAATTGACGAGGGAAAAGCCAAGTCTGCTGCATTCTTCAAAGAAATGTGGATGGCAGTCAGAGAAGACGTTGAATATTTGGAATTAAAGAAAGAGCATCAGAAAAAGTATGGTTAA
- a CDS encoding tetratricopeptide repeat protein: MSNWHIQTIERIKKLRDWRRYDEAIEEAQKLIASDPEIAHSYSILADIYSHKEDFKSAIHFSKEALKKDPEDYTGSFLLVSSYYQSGDMKTFDHAVEDALRIYPDVAHFYYLKALRAFQKNKLKDSLKLMESALAYESEEPVYLAAYSDFLLLANKKKESREFERIALEKNENDPHVFYSLANTAFNRGDFKQARELSRLAAEIEPEEETYREQYMELLKTAYPIHTFFLRVIQVNSFLRRRSAVLFWIIMIFIFFAFNPLFWLYLLFTLCPYYISNFLTGLFVRRKLGITRRRRNVNISTAILTGLFIILIGMGAASIFME; the protein is encoded by the coding sequence ATGAGTAATTGGCATATTCAGACAATCGAGCGCATTAAAAAACTCAGAGACTGGAGAAGATATGATGAAGCAATTGAAGAAGCACAGAAACTCATCGCATCAGATCCGGAAATCGCCCATTCCTATTCCATACTGGCAGATATTTATTCTCATAAAGAAGACTTTAAATCAGCGATTCATTTTTCAAAAGAAGCATTAAAAAAAGACCCTGAGGATTACACAGGCAGCTTTCTGCTGGTCAGCTCTTATTATCAAAGCGGAGATATGAAAACTTTTGATCACGCTGTTGAAGATGCACTGCGGATATATCCCGATGTTGCCCATTTCTATTATTTAAAAGCTCTGAGAGCCTTTCAAAAGAACAAGCTCAAGGACTCACTTAAGCTGATGGAGAGCGCTCTTGCCTATGAGAGCGAAGAGCCTGTTTACCTTGCAGCCTACAGTGATTTCCTGCTGCTTGCCAACAAGAAGAAAGAATCGAGGGAATTCGAAAGGATTGCCTTAGAAAAAAATGAGAATGACCCGCACGTATTCTATTCTTTGGCCAATACTGCTTTTAATCGCGGAGACTTCAAGCAGGCCAGAGAACTGAGCAGGCTTGCTGCCGAAATAGAGCCTGAGGAAGAAACATACAGAGAGCAATACATGGAATTATTAAAAACGGCCTATCCCATTCACACGTTCTTCCTCCGAGTTATACAGGTTAATTCCTTCCTGAGAAGAAGATCAGCCGTCTTATTTTGGATCATCATGATTTTTATTTTTTTTGCCTTTAACCCGTTATTTTGGCTCTACCTTTTGTTCACATTGTGTCCGTACTATATCAGCAATTTCCTAACAGGGCTGTTTGTCAGACGGAAGCTCGGGATTACCCGAAGGAGGCGGAATGTCAACATTTCAACTGCCATTCTTACTGGGTTATTCATCATATTGATTGGTATGGGCGCAGCATCTATCTTCATGGAATAA